The Sulfurovum riftiae sequence AATGGGAGAACCTGCCGGACGGATACTGCTGTAGTCAAATGTGAACCATTCACCCTTCTTCGTATAACTTTCGATCATCAGCCGTACGGAATTGACCCATCCTTCTCTGCTGTCGGAAATAAGGTAGGGAACGGGCGCCTCTTTATCGGGGAGGGCAACATTCTCGCCTTTCCATGCAGTGTTAAAACCGACCCCGACCCCGCACATTAGCATATCCATGGCCCAGTCCGCTGCCAGAGAGAGGTCGGTGGTATCGACCGCACCGCAGTTGTTCAGTGCCGCTGCACCCCGCTCGTACACATAGTCCGTCCCCATGATCCATAGGCCCCGGCCCGGAGGAAGCCACTTCATATCGAACATGGTCATGGCAAGTTTCTTGGCATAATGCTGCCATTTTGTTTCATCCCACTCCAGACGGCTTGATAGATAATGGTCTTTTCGTATGGACATCACACCGTTGACGACACGAATGACCGTATCTGCCCACTGTTCCTGGGTGCCATCGGGTTTGATCCGGCTGTAGGTCCTGTAGTAGGTCGCTTCGCCAAATCCGCCAAAACCGAATGTGGCCTTTTGGGTGTGTATCTCCTTGCAGAATGACTCTTTGAGTGTGAAACGTTCTGTGACAATGGGGCTTCTCATACTTTTTCTCCTGTGTACCAAGGCATATAATGCTTTTTGTTTGTATTTCTGCGCATCAGCCATTTATCTGTCTCCATTACCAATACAAGACCCAAGGCAAGGGTGCTGAGTTTCATCCATGTATCCAGGGAGACCGGTTGGATCGACAGTATGTCCTGCATAAAAGGAATATGCATACAGCTAAGGTGCAAAAGCTGAGTGAAAACAACCCAGAAGATGAGGAACATACTGTTTCTGTAGTCTATATTATACAGATAATTGATCTCCGACCTTGCATTGAAAACATGGACATTCTCGAACAGTACCATAAGAAGAAGTACAATGTTCCTGGCACTCTCCACACTCTCTCCGCTTTGCAGCAGGAAGTAAAAGAGCGTGAAGGAAACAAAACCGATATAGAGACCTCCCACTGCTATACGTCTGAGCATCAATCTGTTGAAAATAGGCTCCTGCGGCGATCTCGGTTTTCTCTTCAACAGACCCGGTTCCGCCTTTTCAAGTCCCAGCATCACATCTTCTATGCCATTGGTGACGAGATTGAGCCACAAAAGCTGGACAGGTAGCAGGGGCAGGGGCAATCCGGTGAGAAAAGAGAGCATAACCAGAACCAGTTCGGCAAATCCTGTCGATATGAGCAGGTAGATGACCTTTCGTATGTTGTCATGAGCCCTTCTTCCCTCTTCGATACCGTTTATAATGGAGGCGAAGTTGTCATCCGTCAAGATGATATCGCTGGTAGCCTTGGCGATATCTGTACCGCTCTTGCCCATGGCCACACCGATATTGGCATGTTTGAGGGCAGGGGCATCATTCACACCGTCCCCTGTGACGGCAACATAGTGCCCAAGGGTCTGATAGGCAATTACGATCTTCATCTTCTGTTCCGGACTTACACGGGAAAAGACGGTCTTGTTTTTCAGCACTTCTGCCTTTGCACCGTTCTTTTCCCACTCAAACAGCTCTTTTTCACTCATGACTGCTTCATCCGAAGAGGCGATACCAAGTTCTTTGGCTATACAGAGTGCAGTATTGGGATGATCGCCGGTGATCATTACTACTTTTATGCCCGCTTCATGGGCTTTTCTTATCGCTTCCGGGCTCTCTTTTCTTACCGGGTCTATAATGGCTACAAAGCCGAGATAGTTGAAGTTCTTCAGGTTGATCTTCTCTTCGTCCGTAGATTCTTTATGGGCAAGTGCGATCGTTCTGTACCCTTTAAGCGCCCACGCATCCACATCACCTAATATGGCCTGTTTCTCCTCCTCTGTTATGTCGCAGTGCTCCAGTACCGTTTCGGGAGAGCCTTTGACGAACTGAAAGATCTGTCCGTCCCTTTCCAACATGACCGCAGAGAACCTGTTGACAGGTTCATAGGGGATCTCATCTATTTTCCTGTATGATCTTGAGTGTTTTATATAGGATTCGTCTGCATTGGCCACGAAGCGCGCCAGTGCCATGTCCACCTGGTCCCCGAAAAAGTCAAATCCGCCGTCCTCGGATGTTTCATAGTGTATTTCGTTACATAGAATGGAAGCCAGGTAGACCTTGTCATGCACTTCATTCAGGGTGGAGGTATCATAGACCCTGTGCGGCGACACGAAGTATTCCACACTGAGTCTGTTCTGGGTGAGTGTCCCTGTTTTGTCACTGGCTATGAGGGTACAGGCTCCCAGACCTTCAATGGCAGCCAGCTTGCGTATGATCACGTTCCGTTTGGACATTGCAATGGAAGCGGAGGTCAGTGCGACCGTAATGGCTACAGGAAGCCCTTCGGGTATGGTCGACACTGCCAGGGCGACAGAGAAAAGAAAGAGGGCGTAAAAACCCATGCCTTTCAGCAGGCCTATGGCAAAAAGGAACAGGACCATGAACCCTATAACGATGGAGATGGTAAAGGAAAGCTTCTCCATCTTTTCAAGTAGAGGGATCCTTGCCTTGCTTTTCCTGTTGAGCAGCTGTGCTATTTTCCCTGCCTCGGTATCTTTCCCCGTAGCTACGACGATACCCCTTCCTCTTCCAGTTGAGATATAGGTACCGGCAAAAAGCATATTTTTTCTCTCCGAGAGAGGAAGATGGGTCTTGTCACTGATAAAGTCCGCATCTTTATGGACATCTATGGATTCACCTGTAAGGAGAGATTCATCGACTATGAGGTTTTTCGTCTCTGTCAGTCTGACATCGGCTGCCACTTTGGTTCCCGGTTCAAATACAAGAATATCCCCGGGTACGATCAGTCGGCTCTCTATCTCCTGGATGACACCCTCTCTGAGTACCATGGCCGTTGACTTGATAAGGCTTTGAAGCACTTTGGCTTTTTGGGAGGCTGAATACTCCTGGTAGGTTCCGATGATCGCATTCAATACCAGAACGGCAAAAATAAAACCGGCATCCATATACTCTCTGATGGTCAAAGCCATGAACGCTGCCAAAAGCAATATGTAGATAATGGGGCTTTTGAACTGCTGCAGGAAATGTTGGAAAAGTGTCATATCGGGTTTTGAGGGAAGGATGTTCAGGCCGTACTTCTCCTGCCTTGCAGAGACCTCTTCCTGGTCCAGCCCTGAAGGCTTTGTCTCTAAAATGGAAAAAACTTCATCGATCTTTTTGGTATGAAAATCCATCTTTATCCTCTTTTCACTTTCCATTTTACCGCTATTTATTTAACAATTCCTATTGAACCCAAATCTCGAAAGAAACCCTCATGCCGTTAATTTTTTAAGTGTACAATACAGAAAAGCACCAGAAGTAGCGAGCTGGAAGCATGGAAGGCAGGGTCTAACCTTCCAAACCGGTGCTCTGAGAGCAGTTTCAGATAAGCAAAAGGAGTACAGTTAATGCCATGCCGTTGAATATTCCGAACCTATTAAGCCTTTTTCGTATTGCAGCAGCACCCTTTCTGCTGC is a genomic window containing:
- a CDS encoding cation-translocating P-type ATPase; amino-acid sequence: MDFHTKKIDEVFSILETKPSGLDQEEVSARQEKYGLNILPSKPDMTLFQHFLQQFKSPIIYILLLAAFMALTIREYMDAGFIFAVLVLNAIIGTYQEYSASQKAKVLQSLIKSTAMVLREGVIQEIESRLIVPGDILVFEPGTKVAADVRLTETKNLIVDESLLTGESIDVHKDADFISDKTHLPLSERKNMLFAGTYISTGRGRGIVVATGKDTEAGKIAQLLNRKSKARIPLLEKMEKLSFTISIVIGFMVLFLFAIGLLKGMGFYALFLFSVALAVSTIPEGLPVAITVALTSASIAMSKRNVIIRKLAAIEGLGACTLIASDKTGTLTQNRLSVEYFVSPHRVYDTSTLNEVHDKVYLASILCNEIHYETSEDGGFDFFGDQVDMALARFVANADESYIKHSRSYRKIDEIPYEPVNRFSAVMLERDGQIFQFVKGSPETVLEHCDITEEEKQAILGDVDAWALKGYRTIALAHKESTDEEKINLKNFNYLGFVAIIDPVRKESPEAIRKAHEAGIKVVMITGDHPNTALCIAKELGIASSDEAVMSEKELFEWEKNGAKAEVLKNKTVFSRVSPEQKMKIVIAYQTLGHYVAVTGDGVNDAPALKHANIGVAMGKSGTDIAKATSDIILTDDNFASIINGIEEGRRAHDNIRKVIYLLISTGFAELVLVMLSFLTGLPLPLLPVQLLWLNLVTNGIEDVMLGLEKAEPGLLKRKPRSPQEPIFNRLMLRRIAVGGLYIGFVSFTLFYFLLQSGESVESARNIVLLLMVLFENVHVFNARSEINYLYNIDYRNSMFLIFWVVFTQLLHLSCMHIPFMQDILSIQPVSLDTWMKLSTLALGLVLVMETDKWLMRRNTNKKHYMPWYTGEKV